A single genomic interval of Lathyrus oleraceus cultivar Zhongwan6 chromosome 7, CAAS_Psat_ZW6_1.0, whole genome shotgun sequence harbors:
- the LOC127100949 gene encoding uncharacterized protein LOC127100949 isoform X2, with amino-acid sequence MPPKRESKGKVVATSSRPKQRARRNPNAHGILFEEPDHHERYAILAQRRLIPTRYMCDATLDELGLKEEVHRMFHNIGMLEFMQFEAPTFVRITLEFFSTVEFKMRRKWTGSEMEFYGKLTFRLFDEDHELSMEELGGILRLPVSGPEAPPDTFSAVDFWMAITGKNGYNPSSGKASGIHNPCFRYAQKGLAYTLFGLGDSTGVAAKRELFFLHCMANNARVNATAFAANHLKQVGYASTCEISVGGMITQIADHFGYGRLLMEEPAVAGKTKIDMNTLVNQQMIVIMPKYYSLVIHNVEVLALPAPDSISIANVANGVYAASAPSVGDNVQNDLDFSGDEMEENDRPKEKFVPPPQDSNRQGEGSSSMS; translated from the coding sequence ATGCCCCCGAAGAGAGAAAGCAAAGGAAAGGTTGTGGCCACATCTTCCAGGCCAAAGCAACGTGCGAGACGCAACCCGAATGCACATGGCATCCTGTTTGAGGAACCGGATCACCATGAAAGGTATGCGATACTTGCCCAACGAAGACTCATTCCTACAAGATATATGTGTGATGCAACACTAGACGAGCTAGGATTAAAGGAAGAAGTGCATCGAATGTTTCACAATATAGGTATGCTAGAATTTATGCAATTTGAAGCACCGACTTTTGTACGCATCACTCTTGAATTTTTTAGCACTGTTGAGTTTAAGATGAGACGCAAGTGGACTGGTTCCGAAATGGAGTTTTATGGTAAGTTGACTTTCAGATTGTTTGATGAGGACCATGAGTTGTCTATGGAGGAACTTGGGGGGATTCTGAGACTTCCAGTATCTGGACCCGAAGCACCCCCAGACACTTTTTCAGCGGTTGATTTCTGGATGGCCATTACTGGTAAAAATGGTTACAACCCAAGTTCTGGCAAGGCTTCTGGGATTCATAACCCTTGTTTCAGGTATGCACAGAAGGGGTTAGCTTACACCTTGTTTGGACTGGGTGATAGCACCGGTGTGGCTGCAAAGAGAGAGTTGTTTTTCTTACATTGCATGGCCAACAATGCGAGAGTCAATGCAACCGCTTTTGCTGCTAATCATTTGAAACAAGTTGGCTATGCAAGTACATGTGAAATTTCTGTGGGTGGCATGATCACTCAGATTGCAGACCACTTTGGTTATGGTCGACTCTTGATGGAAGAACCAGCAGTGGCAGGTAAGACAAAGATTGACATGAACACTCTTGTCAATCAACAAATGATTGTAATCATGCCGAAATATTATTCTCTGGTAATTCATAATGTGGAAGTACTTGCGTTACCAGCACCTGATTCTATTAGTATTGCAAATGTTGCTAACGGGGTTTATGCAGCTTCTGCCCCATCTGTAGGGGACAATGTTCAGAATGACCTGGATTTTTCAGGTGATGAGATGGAGGAAAATGATAGACCAAAGGAGAAATTTGTGCCACCCCCACAAGACTCGAACCGACAAGGTGAAGGGTCCTCTTCTATGTCTTAG